A window of Pomacea canaliculata isolate SZHN2017 linkage group LG3, ASM307304v1, whole genome shotgun sequence contains these coding sequences:
- the LOC112559813 gene encoding NF-X1-type zinc finger protein NFXL1-like yields MNNKPAYLRGKGQGRGRGRGHTSGGVGSGDAQRWEPQNGTTLVSLKPGLPVPGTSWSTWKTPSPITTDKTEVKDNIDAFAKASSRHQEALKRHLQDFADDAESDEEDVADKVIENIFKSYSTNYDEDEDSQDDISKAQELLLHSFRSGASACLICIDNIKREDVIWTCQGCYCMLHLQCIQKWVREGVYQQQYQADLSTGTTDSGFPWFCPKCRHEYKQIECPTHSYCFCGKVCDPKFDPWLIPHSCGQTCGRGLKPSCGHSCLLNCHPGPCPPCPKMVQASCHCGKSVPIPRRCNARSWACGKICGRTLSCGQHSCEDICHPGECKPCSKSSMQPCSCGKKKASRPCASPQWHCEQMCGRRLSCGNHLCEKICHSGQCGSCPRSGIRKCPCKKTEYELPCTEDILTCGDTCGQLLQCGIHTCTQRCHQGSCGQCLQLTLKRCRCGQSQKEVLCSKEYLCEKKCTNQRDCGKHQCKRKCCDGHCPCCEQTCGKTLGCRNHKCLSRCHRGPCYPCRETKDITCFCKATKITVPCGKEKVTKPPRCNLPCKKPPDCHHPERQKHRCHFGECPPCSQVCRNKLPACQHTCPALCHDVVKVKVEDKTKKEGPWEGRRTSYIETVRKPCPPCQVPTPIECMGKHEITNFPCSGVQQYSCGKKCERQLACSNHTCQLECHVVTGAPDSRQAGENCEPCESQCQKPRPEGCTHACLQSCHPGNCPPCTTMVRMRCHCQAVVKHISCHEWLEAGPERQNSLKSCGGPCPKLMTCGHQCPNICHHGPCVDQKKCEKKVIIRCACKRKKKDLRCSERQDDEQLQCDEICEKIQTEKKEAQEEERRKKEEEEARKQAAELEEFERHIKGRRKKPRRQKEEVAEASFGEKHQRKILFFVFVVALVGFAVYIFSM; encoded by the exons TCAAGGATAATATAGATGCATTTGCAAAAGCAAGCAGTAGACATCAGGAAGCACTCAAGCGCCATCTCCAagactttgctgatgatgcAGAATCAGATGAGGAGGATGTTGCAGACAAAGTGATAGAGAACATCTTTAAGTCATATTCCACTAACTATG ATGAAGATGAGGACAGCCAGGATGACATCTCCAAAGCCCAAGAGCTTTTACTTCATTCCTTTCGCTCTGGTGCTTCAGCTTGTCTCATCTGCATTGACAATATTAAACGGGAGGATGTA ATCTGGACATGTCAAGGGTGCTACTGCATGCTGCATCTGCAATGTATACAAAAATGGGTTCGTGAGGGTGTATACCAACAGCAGTACCAGGCAGATTTGTCCACAGGGACAACAGACTCAGGATTTCCTTGGTTCTG CCCCAAGTGCCGCCATGAATACAAGCAAATTGAATGTCCTACCCATTCCTACTGCTTTTGTGGTAAAGTCTGTGACCCCAAGTTTGACCCATGGCTTATTCCTCACTCTTGCGGACAGACATGTGGTCGTGGACTTAAACCTAGCTGTGGACATTCATGCCTTCTCAACTGCCATCCAG GACCATGTCCTCCATGCCCAAAGATGGTACAGGCTTCATGCCACTGTGGGAAAAGTGTCCCCATACCAAGACGATGTAATGCACGTTCCTGGGCATGTGGTAAAATTTGTGGACGAACTCTATCATGTGGTCAGCACAGCTGTGAAGATATCTGTCATCCAG GTGAATGCAAACCATGCTCTAAGTCAAGCATGCAGCCTTGCTCTTGTGGTAAGAAGAAAGCCAGTCGTCCATGTGCCAGTCCTCAGTGGCATTGTGAACAG atgtgTGGAAGACGCCTGTCCTGTGGAAATCATCTGTGTGAGAAGATATGCCACAGTGGGCAGTGTGGAAGTTGTCCCAGGTCTGGGATCAGGAAATGTCCTTGCAAAAAAACAG AATACGAGCTGCCATGTACAGAAGACATTCTTACCTGCGGGGATACTTGTGGACAACTGTTGCAGTGTGGGATACATACCTGTACTCAGCGATGCCACCAAGGATCGTGCGGTCAG TGCCTGCAGCTGACACTGAAGCGATGCCGTTGTGGCCAGTCACAGAAAGAAGTTCTTTGCAGCAAGGAGTATCTATGtgaaaagaaatgcacaaaCCAGAGGGACTGTGGGAAACATCAGTGCAAGCGAAAG TGTTGCGATGGTCATTGCCCTTGCTGTGAGCAGACCTGTGGGAAAACGTTAGGCTGTCGTAATCACAAGTGCCTTAGTAGATGTCATCGAG GCCCATGCTATCCATGTCGAGAAACCAAAGATATTACTTGCTTCTGTAAAGCCACCAAAATTACAGTACCTTGTGGGAAAGAAAAGGTCACCAAACCTCCGCGATGTAATCTTCCTTGCAA AAAACCTCCAGATTGCCATCATCCAGAGCGTCAGAAGCACCGCTGCCATTTTGGGGAGTGTCCACCATGTTCCCAGGTGTGCAGGAACAAGCTGCCTGCATGTCAGCATACCTGCCCGGCACTTTGTCATGATGTTGTGAAAGTCAAAGTGGAGGATAAG aCAAAAAAGGAGGGTCCATGGGAAGGCCGCCGAACGTCCTACATTGAGACTGTGAGGAAGCCCTGTCCCCCTTGTCAGGTGCCAACACCCATAGAGTGCATGGGCAAACATGAG ATCACAAATTTCCCTTGCTCAGGAGTGCAACAGTACTCATGTGGAAAAAAATGCGAACGACAGCTAGCATGCAGCAACCACACCTGTCAGCTTGAGTGTCATGTTGTGACTGGAGCTCCAGATAGCCGTCAG GCAGGTGAGAATTGTGAGCCCTGTGAGTCACAGTGCCAAAAGCCAAGGCCAGAAGGGTGTACACATGCATGTCTGCAATCATGCCACCCTGGCAATTGCCCACCTTGTACTACAATGGTACGCATGCGTTGTCACTGCCAAGCTGTGGTCAAGCACATATCATGCCATGAGTGGCTGGAGGCTGGACCAGAACGTCAGAATTCTCTGAAGTCTTGTGGTGGACCCTGTCCAAAACTG ATGACCTGTGGTCACCAGTGCCCTAATATCTGTCATCATGGACCATGTGTGGATcagaaaaagtgtgaaaagaaGGTTATTATCCGCTGTGCTTGTAAGCGTAAAAAGAAGGATTTGCGATGCAGTGAACGACAGGATGATGAACAATTGCAATGTGATGAGATCTGCGAAAAGattcaaacagaaaagaaagaa GCtcaggaagaagagagaaggaaaaaagaggaagaagaagctCGCAAACAAGCTGCAGAATTGGAAGAATTTGAGCGGCACATCAAAGGCAGACGCAAAAAACCACGTagacagaaagaggaagtgGCTGAAGCTAGTTTTGGGGAAAAACACCAGAGGAAAatcctcttttttgtttttgttgttgctttagTTGGTTTTGCTGTCTACATTTTTTCAATGTAG
- the LOC112559814 gene encoding uncharacterized protein LOC112559814 isoform X3 — MAAENKPSKQLLSEINKVDPCKMKHVEPVVENSLPSAEAIAQEKTEAELRERISSFDSTKLKHIEPQEKTVLPNQDEIVQEKTEVELRERIGSFSMDSLKHTEMVEKLILPNKEEIEHEKTEVELRERIGSFSKESLKHTETEEKFVLPTEEDIGKEKTEVELRKSIGEFNKANLNPTQVTEKNPLPSGDVIQQEKTEQELKKGIQGFNRNSLKHTETDFKNPLPTPDVIAAEKGSK; from the exons ATGGCTGCAGAGAATAAGCCTTCCAAGCAACTCCTCTCTGAGATCAACAAGGTTGATCCTTGCAAGATGAAGCATGTGGAACCTGTTGTGGAGAACTCACTGCCTTCTGCAGAAG CTATTGCTCAGGAGAAGACAGAGGCAGAACTGAGAGAACGTATTTCATCTTTTGATTCAACCAAACTGAAGCATATTGAGCCGCAGGAGAAGACTGTTTTGCCTAACCAGGATG AAATAGTGCAAGAGAAGACTGAGGTGGAATTAAGGGAACGTATTGGATCCTTCAGCATGGATTCATTAAAACATACAGAAATGGTGGAAAAATTGATTCTGCCCAATAAAGAGG AAATTGAGCACGAAAAAACTGAAGTtgaactgagagagagaattggTTCCTTCAGTAAAGAATCTCtgaaacacacagagacagaggaGAAATTTGTCCTGCCTACAGAGGAGG ACATTGGCAAGGAAAAAACAGAAGTTGAACTGCGTAAGAGTATTGGAGAGTTCAACAAAGCGAACCTAAATCCAACACAGGTTACTGAAAAGAACCCACTTCCTTCTGGCGATG TCATTCAGCAGGAGAAAACTGAGCAAGAGCTAAAGAAAGGCATTCAGGGCTTCAACCGCAACAGCCTTAAGCACACGGAGACTGACTTCAAGAACCCCTTGCCCACACCTGACG ttATTGCTGCTGAAAAAGGATCCAAGTAG
- the LOC112559814 gene encoding thymosin beta-like isoform X1, with the protein MAAENKPSKQLLSEINKVDPCKMKHVEPVVENSLPSAEVIAEEKQHQEHIGNIKNFKRTSLKRAQSEEKGVLPDQQTIAQEKTEAELRERISSFDSTKLKHIEPQEKTVLPNQDEIVQEKTEVELRERIGSFSMDSLKHTEMVEKLILPNKEEIEHEKTEVELRERIGSFSKESLKHTETEEKFVLPTEEDIGKEKTEVELRKSIGEFNKANLNPTQVTEKNPLPSGDVIQQEKTEQELKKGIQGFNRNSLKHTETDFKNPLPTPDVIAAEKGSK; encoded by the exons ATGGCTGCAGAGAATAAGCCTTCCAAGCAACTCCTCTCTGAGATCAACAAGGTTGATCCTTGCAAGATGAAGCATGTGGAACCTGTTGTGGAGAACTCACTGCCTTCTGCAGAAG TGATTGCAGAAGAGAAACAGCATCAAGAGCATATTGGAAACATTAAGAATTTCAAACGCACAAGCTTGAAGCGCGCACAATCAGAGGAGAAAGGTGTTCTACCTGACCAGCAGA CTATTGCTCAGGAGAAGACAGAGGCAGAACTGAGAGAACGTATTTCATCTTTTGATTCAACCAAACTGAAGCATATTGAGCCGCAGGAGAAGACTGTTTTGCCTAACCAGGATG AAATAGTGCAAGAGAAGACTGAGGTGGAATTAAGGGAACGTATTGGATCCTTCAGCATGGATTCATTAAAACATACAGAAATGGTGGAAAAATTGATTCTGCCCAATAAAGAGG AAATTGAGCACGAAAAAACTGAAGTtgaactgagagagagaattggTTCCTTCAGTAAAGAATCTCtgaaacacacagagacagaggaGAAATTTGTCCTGCCTACAGAGGAGG ACATTGGCAAGGAAAAAACAGAAGTTGAACTGCGTAAGAGTATTGGAGAGTTCAACAAAGCGAACCTAAATCCAACACAGGTTACTGAAAAGAACCCACTTCCTTCTGGCGATG TCATTCAGCAGGAGAAAACTGAGCAAGAGCTAAAGAAAGGCATTCAGGGCTTCAACCGCAACAGCCTTAAGCACACGGAGACTGACTTCAAGAACCCCTTGCCCACACCTGACG ttATTGCTGCTGAAAAAGGATCCAAGTAG
- the LOC112559814 gene encoding thymosin beta-like isoform X4 — MAAENKPSKQLLSEINKVDPCKMKHVEPVVENSLPSAEVIAEEKQHQEHIGNIKNFKRTSLKRAQSEEKGVLPDQQTIAQEKTEAELRERISSFDSTKLKHIEPQEKTVLPNQDDIGKEKTEVELRKSIGEFNKANLNPTQVTEKNPLPSGDVIQQEKTEQELKKGIQGFNRNSLKHTETDFKNPLPTPDVIAAEKGSK, encoded by the exons ATGGCTGCAGAGAATAAGCCTTCCAAGCAACTCCTCTCTGAGATCAACAAGGTTGATCCTTGCAAGATGAAGCATGTGGAACCTGTTGTGGAGAACTCACTGCCTTCTGCAGAAG TGATTGCAGAAGAGAAACAGCATCAAGAGCATATTGGAAACATTAAGAATTTCAAACGCACAAGCTTGAAGCGCGCACAATCAGAGGAGAAAGGTGTTCTACCTGACCAGCAGA CTATTGCTCAGGAGAAGACAGAGGCAGAACTGAGAGAACGTATTTCATCTTTTGATTCAACCAAACTGAAGCATATTGAGCCGCAGGAGAAGACTGTTTTGCCTAACCAGGATG ACATTGGCAAGGAAAAAACAGAAGTTGAACTGCGTAAGAGTATTGGAGAGTTCAACAAAGCGAACCTAAATCCAACACAGGTTACTGAAAAGAACCCACTTCCTTCTGGCGATG TCATTCAGCAGGAGAAAACTGAGCAAGAGCTAAAGAAAGGCATTCAGGGCTTCAACCGCAACAGCCTTAAGCACACGGAGACTGACTTCAAGAACCCCTTGCCCACACCTGACG ttATTGCTGCTGAAAAAGGATCCAAGTAG
- the LOC112559814 gene encoding thymosin beta-like isoform X2 — MAAENKPSKQLLSEINKVDPCKMKHVEPVVENSLPSAEVIAEEKQHQEHIGNIKNFKRTSLKRAQSEEKGVLPDQQTIAQEKTEAELRERISSFDSTKLKHIEPQEKTVLPNQDEIEHEKTEVELRERIGSFSKESLKHTETEEKFVLPTEEDIGKEKTEVELRKSIGEFNKANLNPTQVTEKNPLPSGDVIQQEKTEQELKKGIQGFNRNSLKHTETDFKNPLPTPDVIAAEKGSK; from the exons ATGGCTGCAGAGAATAAGCCTTCCAAGCAACTCCTCTCTGAGATCAACAAGGTTGATCCTTGCAAGATGAAGCATGTGGAACCTGTTGTGGAGAACTCACTGCCTTCTGCAGAAG TGATTGCAGAAGAGAAACAGCATCAAGAGCATATTGGAAACATTAAGAATTTCAAACGCACAAGCTTGAAGCGCGCACAATCAGAGGAGAAAGGTGTTCTACCTGACCAGCAGA CTATTGCTCAGGAGAAGACAGAGGCAGAACTGAGAGAACGTATTTCATCTTTTGATTCAACCAAACTGAAGCATATTGAGCCGCAGGAGAAGACTGTTTTGCCTAACCAGGATG AAATTGAGCACGAAAAAACTGAAGTtgaactgagagagagaattggTTCCTTCAGTAAAGAATCTCtgaaacacacagagacagaggaGAAATTTGTCCTGCCTACAGAGGAGG ACATTGGCAAGGAAAAAACAGAAGTTGAACTGCGTAAGAGTATTGGAGAGTTCAACAAAGCGAACCTAAATCCAACACAGGTTACTGAAAAGAACCCACTTCCTTCTGGCGATG TCATTCAGCAGGAGAAAACTGAGCAAGAGCTAAAGAAAGGCATTCAGGGCTTCAACCGCAACAGCCTTAAGCACACGGAGACTGACTTCAAGAACCCCTTGCCCACACCTGACG ttATTGCTGCTGAAAAAGGATCCAAGTAG